The genomic stretch caattcatggactatacaaccagttgtatatgttgtacggtgtagaagccgagctttgtgataaagtatttgagctttatgttaaagaatatgagctttagtAGAAAATATTGagctcatccatttacacattaaaaacactaactttgaattagctcagaaaaaatacatatatgctcggattcttataccttggttgtaccatgcttatggtacaactggatgtataatcatATTTGTGCGCCGCCATGCCCCTTACCGTAATTTGACCTCATTTATTAAATGAGGAGGAGAGTAGTTCATTTAGCTTTATTTCATGGTAATAAAATATCGAAATATGGCTGAAGAATTTCACCCTAAACAATGGAAAGTTGTACATGCAAGAATAGCAAGATAGAACCAATGTTTCCTCCACCGGACAATAAAAGATGACCGATGCTTCGAACACGACAAGATGACACTAAAGTTCAGACCAAATACATGAAGCATTTCACAAACATAACCATGTCTGAAATAATACAACTGGTTTCAATAAAATTATGTGCCAGAGCGCCTCAATCAAGCTATCTCCCGAATCATACCGTCGTGGGATACAACTGCTCCAATCCAGAAAATCGAACATAGCAGTTGAATAGTTGATTATCATGCAGTCAAATACAAGTTTCCTGTAAAACAAGCATTTTTTTCAGTAAGGGTAAAAGAAGCAATTTTCAGTAAACCGCAACATGAGAATTTTAGTTATGGAGGTGAGAAGGTTAGGCACTAACTTTAGTACAAACATATATGTAATGAATATCTGGGTTTTTCCCAAAGACATCTTCCAAGGATTTTCCGTCCTCGTCCAGAGGAAATGGATTTGTGAGCTCCCATTTACGTTGGCCTTCATATCTTACTCCCGTAACTATTTTTTCTGAATAAGCATTTCACAAACAATTAAACAGGGAAACCAGAGCATTCAGGAGTAAATTACTCCTAATACGAAGTATACGCCAAAAAAAAAGGAGGATAGTGGTGTGATGGAGTTGGCAAAATCTACTCTCCAGCGTTAGGTTTAGGTAAGGGTCTGACGTTATGACTAATGGTGTTGTCAAGAGGAGGGTTTCTGACAAAATTGATACTAGAATAGGGGGAACGCCCCTGAATCTAACTTATGATTCAAAGCTCTTTTCGACTCAAGCTCAAGGTGAGGCGGTAAATGAGGTAGATGTTTCTTTGAAGTTGTCAAAGTTGAAGAAAAATACAGTCTCTGAGAATGCATCTAAGAGAAGGAAAACAAGTAAAGCCAAGAACGCTTTTAGGGAAAAGCAAGACTTATCTAATAGAAGGGTAATCGATGATCCTAGAATCCGATGACACTAAGCAGACAGGTGCTTTATTTTCTTTAAATTTGACGACTTCAAAGGAACATCTACCTCGTTTACCACCTCACCTTGAGTTTGAGGGGAAAGGAGCTTTGAATCATAAGTTAGATTCAGGGGTGTTCCCCCTATTCTTAAAACGGGCATGAGATTTATGATATATATTTAGACCGACTCACCGACCACATATGCTTATTGCTGGATCTTAAGACCAGGAAACAATAATACTAATCTAAGGACCAAAGTTGCCATATTGACAAAAGGCGTGATATGTCGCAAAATTCCAAACCTAAATGTATTTGGGTTGCTTCATGATCAAATGTCGTCAAATCTCAAATTTTTAAGTGAAATACAGTGCAAAATACTATATATACTGCAAATTTAAGAAAGGTAAGACGATGAATATTGAGTGATCAGGTTCCAACCAACCTATGATATGGAGCTTTATATTCCAGTTGCCTGCATTTCTCAGCAAATCCAACCGAAAGGCAGGTACACCATAAGTAATCTGCAACAGTGTAGTCAAACGTAAGGGTTGCCCAAAAACATTGATCAAGGTAGATATGGAGTATATTTCAAAGAGAAGATAAATTTGGAGGATATGTAAAGTCGAGGATTGCCACGCATATTTTCAAATCAGGTTGTTAATAAATGAAAGAAGTTCGATCACTGGATCCAATCAGTCTACCAGAAATATACAAATATACAATCGTTAACTTGCAATACTATGAAAATAGTAGTTTTGATAACTTCAACATGACAAATTTGACATTGTAATCTGTACACCTTACACATTTATGAGATATTAATGGTCGACCATCAACGTCAGAATGGAACATTATAAAGAGATGGAGGTGGCAGTATGCAACCATTTTAATTGTTTGCCACTTACCAGTATATAAACTCCGTTGTCCTTGAGAACCCTATAGTTGTCAGCAACTGCTTCAATATGTGATAGATGTATCAAAGAAGTAAAACAAGAATACTAACAATAATTCTTGAATGTCAATGTTACTAGTCGTACCGCCTAACTTCTTCAAGCATCATACTGGAATTTTGTTTGGAGTTGTCTCCACACTGTCAGAAAAAAAAGGCCTTAAAATTTTATCTTCTACTCAAATAAGGTTGTCTTAATATCATACTCACCAGAATAGAGTCGAGCGTTCCTGAAATTTACAACCAGGCAAATTTAGGGCATAATAAGAGACAGACCATCAGAATATGTATTGAAGGCAGGGGGGAATAAAGTACCTTTGTCAATAACAGCGTCGAATGAACCTGTCTGAAAGGCACTCATGTTCCGAACATCCATTGTAATATCTACCAGTTTGTGAAGGATTAGTTACTGAAACAAAGACAAGGCAAGGTCCCGTCTCATTTTTTATTGAGTGTACGAGTTTAGAATGCAACTACTCAAACAGACAATTCTTCAGAAGCCAATTCATTACTCCCTTCAACCCATTTATATGTACACATACAACTTTGGTGGGCAAACAATGTCGAATTTGACCAATATTGTTTACTCATCTTTCACAATTACGGGTTCTAAAAATCAACCATGACAAATTTACTAGGTTCAAATGGAGACAATGAATTAGAGATGGAGATAGTACTAAGTAAAATCAAAATCATAATATATTGATTTGTTAAGGATACAAGTAAGTTTTGAGCTATTTGAATACTTCTTCTGCATAGCTTCAATTACTACAGAAGATATATCAATGTTGACAATATCTTCATATCCATCATTAGCCATGCCTTCACTAAATGCTGCAAGCACAAAGAGTATAATTGTTATACTTGGACAACTAgtttaaacccgtgcaaagttgcacgagCATATATAAATAGCCTCATAAAACTTTATAGTTATATCAATATAATAGTTTGAGTATATATTTTATGCAAACAGCCTATGTTAGATAATTTTATAAGTTCAACATCAAAACAACACAAAAATTATAATCgataaatgaaaaaaaatgttAAGGAAACTACTATAACATTTAATCTATCTATAATCAGGTATAGTGATTGAATAATTGATGATCGTTTAATGTCATCAAATAACACTAAAAATTTAATTTTCCTAAAATAGTTAATCAACCTAATGCGACTCGTAGAATGGGTTTCTCAGTTACCACCACTTTAATGAGACTAAACTAAGTAATACTTTACCCATATTGCTAAAATATATAACTTGGGGAAAACTAAAATGACTTTACCAAAGACATAAGCTTTAACGAATACGACTCCATACcaaaaaaaaatagtgaaataAGAAGATAGTCCGTAGTTAACATCACGGGCTTggtacaattggtctcccttgtgacgggttaccatttgtggcggatattttgtaagataaaatggtaacaaaatgggttagtggagaaaatggaccacatgaatagtgttgcagagagagaaaaagtgggtactttgtgaggtaaaatggtatccgttactcaagagtgacggatatgtgccgtcacaaacaagaatttgtgggcTTAGTATGGGTACAAAATCATGCATAAAAGAGTTGCATAAACCAAATTTCGATAAACGCTACGGTAACGACTTGTGTTAATGTGGCTTCAACTCGGTTCATTGCAATTAATTAAtcctttgtttgtttgtttgtagtGCAATTGGATTAGGGAGTTGAATTAATTTAGGTGCTATTTGGTCTTACTTGTGTAAAATAGTTTTTCATTTTTAGGAGGAGTTTATTCACAAGTTACTTTTGGGAAAAGTTTTGGTTGTTTGACCATACTTTTGTAAAAATGATTTCTTATAAAAAAACTACTCTCATccaactttttctttttttttttactttctcCATTAGCCATGTTATTTGTAAATTCGTCATTTGAATAAAAATAAACGTTTAAAAAATTTATTTAATCACTTAACAATTATACTAAAACTATATAATTACCCTTCAATTTATAATTTTACACTCTTCAAAATTATAATTTTACACATCCTGGTCCTTTAATGTGTATGTGAG from Silene latifolia isolate original U9 population chromosome 2, ASM4854445v1, whole genome shotgun sequence encodes the following:
- the LOC141642453 gene encoding uncharacterized protein LOC141642453 gives rise to the protein MTIGGTQAYGEASYWDRRYTQDQSPFDWYQNYSALSPLLNLYLSPSNRLLVVGCGNSAFSEGMANDGYEDIVNIDISSVVIEAMQKKYSNSSKLTYITMDVRNMSAFQTGSFDAVIDKGTLDSILCGDNSKQNSSMMLEEVRRVLKDNGVYILITYGVPAFRLDLLRNAGNWNIKLHIIEKIVTGVRYEGQRKWELTNPFPLDEDGKSLEDVFGKNPDIHYIYVCTKETCI